The region GCGGGGCAACTGGCGGCGGATCTGGCCGCCCTGCCCGCCCCTTGACTGGATCGGACAGAGCGCCAGGTGATACCTCAGAGCCTGGAGGAGGTCAGGGTAATATCGGCATGAGCCCAAGCCTTTTCAAAACGCTCGGCAATAGCGTCGGCACTGTCATTTTTCCCTTGGGCTCGCAGAGCCCGCTCCAATCCGAACAGAGACCAACCATTTTCCGGGTTCCGACGAAGCTCAGCGCGGTAAGTCGCCTCCGCTTCCGCCGGTCGCTCGGCTTCGAGCAATATCGCACCCAAAGTCTGGCGCACGGGGGCATGCCAGGCCGGTGGCTCGTCGTAGGGCAGCTCCCCCTCAATGGCCATCCCCTCATTGAGCGCTGACAGTGCACCATCAAGGTCTCTCTCGGCCCAGGCGATTTCCCCGGCGAGCGTCCGCTCCGCCACACGCACGCCGTGAACCAGTGAGTACCGATTCCAGACCCGCATGGCTTCAATGCGCGGGTCTTCGGTGAGTGCCATCAGCGTCGCATGATGTTCCCGCGCTTCAGATCGCCGCCCACTGCGCAGCGCGGCCATTCCCTGAGCGTACTCCCACATGGCGACCATATAAGGCAAATCCTCCGCCGGCTTTGGCGTGGTGGCGATCTCATCCCACAACCCGAACCGGACCCGCGCGAACAGGGGAGACAGGGCAAAGTTCTGCATGGCCTCCAGACCCGGTGCCCGCATCAACTCCTCGTCACTGGTTCGCCCGTAGGTCGACTCTGCCGCCGCCAACGCGGTTGCCTGATTCCCCGTCATACTCGCGGCAAACCACAGAAAGTGATGGTTGTGAGGAACATAACCCAGGGGATAGACCCCGGGCCCGGGACGGCAGGCAGCCAGATAGGTATTGTCGGCTTCGATCGCACGCTGGTTGGCGAGCACCGCGTCCTGCCAACGCCCCACCCGGGCGTAGATATGGGCAGGCATGTGCACCAGGTGGCCAGAGCCCGGGATCAAGTCACGCAGCCGGTCTGCCGCCATCACGCCCCGCTCCGGTTCATTGGATGCCTCCACCGCGTGCACATAGAGATGAAGGGCCCCGGCGTGTTCATCGTTGCGCTCGATAATGCCTTCAAGCACCGCGACAATCTCGGTCGTATTGCCTGTGGGGTTACCTTCGCTGTCCCAATAATCCCAGGGTTGAAGGTCCATCAGGGCCTCGGCGTAAAAGGCCGCCGCATCAAGATCATCTGGATACTTTGCCACCAGCTCTGCCATGGCATTGGCGTAGGCGCGATCGAGGGCCGAGCGGTCGTCCGGCGGATTTTCCTGGTAGCGTGCCGCCAGGGCGCGAATATAGGCCTGCTCCCGAGGGGTTGCGTTTTCCGACAGGGCCTGGGCGGCCTTTAACCGCTCCCAGGCGGCCTGATTGTTGGCCGGGTCCATGCCGGCATTCACGTGCGGTCCCAGCACCAGCGCCGCACCCCACCAGCACATGGCGCACTCCGGGTCCAGTTCAACGGCTTTCAGAAAGGAGCGTTCGGCGGCCTGATGATTGAACCCGTAGGTCAGCATCAGCGCCTGATCAAACCATACCTGAGCGTCGGGGTTCTGATGGCTGATCGGGAAGTGGTAATCACCCAGACCATCGAGCAGGGTGGCGCCAACGGGGGCAATTTCGGGCAAGTAATTATCGGGAGAGGTGTCGGACGTGGCGGTGCGGGCGGTCGTATCGCGCTGGCAGCCTGCAGCCAGCAATGCAATCAGAATCAAACCTGTAATAAACCAGGGAGGGCGGAACCGTTTCATGGGATTTACCTCGCAATTCCGTTTAGGAGCAATTCAAGCTACGCCCCGTCCTACCACCTGTCAATCGATTGTTTTCCGGCCTCGCCATCATGCCCTGGCCCTGGCATCAGACGCTTATCAGGCCGGGCGGAACAGGTCCCGACTTTTCAATGGCTTACTCCCCAACAGCGGATGCAGCATCAATCGGCTGAGGCGTTTGGCGGTCATCAGGGTTTGGGGCTGTGAAAAGTCGGCCCGGGCGCACGCCAGCAGATCGGCCCCGACAAACAGCTTCGGCGTTTCCTGCGGGTCACGGCTGCTATAGGTGGGAATGAAACCGGCCTCCGGGTCGAAGCGGTAAAGTGCCTCGGCCCGCACCGGTTCGCCGGTGTCCGCCTCCTCGGTAAAGCTGATTCCGTAACCCAACCCGTCCAACAGACGCCACTCGAACTGGCGCAACACCGGCTCGGGCGAGGCATCCGCCAGATTGGTGGACAGGGCGTTCATCGTCCAGCGGTAATCGTCAAACAGATCGGGGTTGGGATCCTGCTCCCCGAGCAGGCGCACAATCAGCTCATTGACGTAAAAGCCACTATAGAGCGACAGGCCGACCAGCCGGTGGCCGATACCATCCGCCTCCACCGCCGTGAGGGTTTTCAGGCTGCTCTTGCCACTGAGCGAGACCAGGATGGGAATGAACGGGTTGAGCAACGGGCGGCGCTGGCTTTTCCCCCGGCGCACCCCTTTGGCGACGGCGCCGACCCGGCCAAGATCCGGCGTCAACAGGTCCAGCAACAGGCTGGTATCCCGGTAAGGACGGGTATGCAGCACATAGGCGGGCTGGAACTCTATGCGCATATCGCGCCCCCGCCTTTACAGGTCGTCGTAACCCAGGCTGCGCAGGGCGCGGCTGTCATCGGACCAGCCCGACTTCACTTTGACCCAGAGCTTGAGCATCACTTTCTGATCAAACAGCTTTTCCATATCCAGCCGGGCCTGTTGACCAATCTGCTTGATACGCTCGCCGCGTTCGCCGATCAGAATGCGCTTCTGGCCATCCCGCTCCACCAACACCACGGCGGAGATATGCAGAATCCGGCCCTCGTCTTTGAACTCTTCGATTTCCACCGCCATCTGATACGGAAGCTCATCACCCAACTGGCGGGTGATTTTCTCACGCACCATTTCCGCCGCCATAAAGCGCGAGCTTTTGTCCGTGAGCTGGTCTTCCGGAAACAGGTGTATCCCTTCCGGTAACCGCTCCACAATCAGGGCTTCGAGCCGATCCAGGTTGGTGTTGCGCAACGCGGACAGCGGGATCATTTCCGCCTGGGGAAACCGCTCGCTCAACGTCTGCAGGTGCGGTAACAGGGTGTCTTTCTGTTCAATTTTGTCGACTTTGTTGATGGCCAGAATCAGCGGGCAGGAGAGATTTTCCAGCCGCTGCGCCACCATCTCATCCTCCTCGGTCCAGGCCAATCGGTCCACCAGGAAAATCACCACATCCACATCCTTGATGGCCGTGGTGGCCGCCTGATTCATATAGCGGTTGATGGCCTTGGTTTCCGCCCGGTGCAGGCCCGGCGTGTCGACAAAGACGATCTGGGTATCGCCTTCGGTCTTGATCCCCTGCACATTGTTGCGGGTCGTCTGGGGCTTGCGGGAGGTGATGCTGACCTTCTGGCCGAGCATATGGTTGAGCAGTGTGGATTTACCCACATTGGGACGGCCCACAATGGCCACATAGCCGCAGCGTTGCTTTGAATCTGTCATGGCCTAACCCTTACGCTTCGGTTTGAGGGTGATGTTCTGCAATTTTTCCAGCATCTCGGCGGCGGCCTGTTTCTCGGCCACCCGCCGACTGCTGGCCTGAGCCCGGACGGTTTCCTTGATGGGCGTCACCCGGCACTCGATCGTGAACTGATGCGCATGGGCCTCGCCTTCCACCTCGACCACGTCGTACTCGGGCAGGGGCAGCTTGTGCGCCTGCAGAAATTCCTGCAGACGGGTCTTGGCGTCTTTGGCGGGCTGAGCCAGCGAAAGCGCCTGCAGGCGGGGCTGGTACCAGGCATTGACCCGTTCGGCACAGACCTGAAAACCGGATTCCAGATAGATGGCCCCGATCAGGGCTTCCACCGTATCGGCGAGAATCGA is a window of Marinimicrobium sp. C6131 DNA encoding:
- the recO gene encoding DNA repair protein RecO translates to MRIEFQPAYVLHTRPYRDTSLLLDLLTPDLGRVGAVAKGVRRGKSQRRPLLNPFIPILVSLSGKSSLKTLTAVEADGIGHRLVGLSLYSGFYVNELIVRLLGEQDPNPDLFDDYRWTMNALSTNLADASPEPVLRQFEWRLLDGLGYGISFTEEADTGEPVRAEALYRFDPEAGFIPTYSSRDPQETPKLFVGADLLACARADFSQPQTLMTAKRLSRLMLHPLLGSKPLKSRDLFRPA
- the era gene encoding GTPase Era; this encodes MTDSKQRCGYVAIVGRPNVGKSTLLNHMLGQKVSITSRKPQTTRNNVQGIKTEGDTQIVFVDTPGLHRAETKAINRYMNQAATTAIKDVDVVIFLVDRLAWTEEDEMVAQRLENLSCPLILAINKVDKIEQKDTLLPHLQTLSERFPQAEMIPLSALRNTNLDRLEALIVERLPEGIHLFPEDQLTDKSSRFMAAEMVREKITRQLGDELPYQMAVEIEEFKDEGRILHISAVVLVERDGQKRILIGERGERIKQIGQQARLDMEKLFDQKVMLKLWVKVKSGWSDDSRALRSLGYDDL
- the rnc gene encoding ribonuclease III, with product MSDLLKQRLQARLGYEFRDPAQLDLALTHRSHGARNNERLEFLGDSILNFIIGEALYHQFPEAREGQLSRLRSQMVKGETLAELAREFELGECLRLGEGEMKSGGHRRESILADTVEALIGAIYLESGFQVCAERVNAWYQPRLQALSLAQPAKDAKTRLQEFLQAHKLPLPEYDVVEVEGEAHAHQFTIECRVTPIKETVRAQASSRRVAEKQAAAEMLEKLQNITLKPKRKG